A window of Streptomyces marispadix contains these coding sequences:
- the folK gene encoding 2-amino-4-hydroxy-6-hydroxymethyldihydropteridine diphosphokinase, protein MTPNSDPTVQPVPASVVRQVDAADTTLHNPQQAVIALGSNVGNRLERLQSAVDALADTPGMKVLAVSPVYETEPWGVDPGSQATYFNAVVLVRTTLPPGSLLERGHAIEEALERVREERWGPRTIDVDIVAYQDVVSDDPRLTLPHPRAHERAFVLVPWHDIDPTAEVPGQGTVAELLATLGREGVAARTDLELSLPE, encoded by the coding sequence ATGACGCCGAACAGTGACCCGACCGTACAGCCGGTGCCCGCCTCCGTCGTGCGCCAGGTCGATGCCGCCGACACCACACTCCACAACCCCCAGCAGGCGGTGATCGCCCTCGGCAGCAACGTGGGCAACCGCCTTGAGCGGCTTCAGAGCGCGGTCGACGCGCTCGCCGACACCCCGGGGATGAAGGTCCTCGCCGTCTCCCCCGTCTACGAGACGGAACCGTGGGGCGTCGACCCGGGCAGCCAGGCCACGTACTTCAACGCTGTCGTCCTCGTACGTACGACCCTGCCGCCCGGTTCGCTCCTGGAACGCGGACACGCGATCGAGGAGGCTCTCGAAAGGGTGCGGGAGGAGCGCTGGGGACCCCGCACGATAGACGTCGACATCGTCGCCTATCAGGACGTCGTCTCCGACGATCCCCGGCTGACGCTTCCTCATCCGCGCGCCCACGAACGGGCCTTCGTGCTCGTACCGTGGCACGACATCGACCCGACCGCGGAAGTGCCCGGCCAGGGCACGGTGGCGGAGCTTCTGGCCACGCTGGGACGCGAAGGCGTCGCGGCCCGTACGGACCTGGAACTCAGCCTGCCCGAGTAG
- a CDS encoding DUF3180 domain-containing protein, with translation MKELRIPVLTGVFVVAGVLAWAVARLWSSLDTLPAVPVAAPVVLAIIATVLLATALSLRSRLKAQREREPGAKGVDPMMAARAVLFGHASALVASLVSGIYGGVGVALLMDPSEAPARQDQTIYAGLSVAAGIAVVVTALFLQRVCRLPEDDNDDPSATSTA, from the coding sequence GTGAAGGAACTGCGTATCCCCGTCCTGACGGGTGTCTTCGTCGTCGCCGGGGTACTGGCCTGGGCGGTCGCGCGGCTGTGGAGTTCGCTGGACACACTGCCCGCCGTGCCCGTCGCGGCTCCCGTCGTACTGGCGATCATCGCCACGGTCCTGCTGGCCACCGCACTCTCGCTGCGCTCCCGGCTCAAGGCACAGCGCGAGCGCGAACCGGGAGCGAAGGGCGTCGACCCGATGATGGCGGCCCGCGCCGTCCTCTTCGGACATGCCAGCGCCCTGGTGGCGTCGCTGGTCTCCGGGATCTACGGGGGCGTGGGGGTGGCGCTGCTGATGGACCCGTCGGAGGCTCCGGCCCGTCAGGACCAGACGATCTACGCGGGCTTGTCCGTCGCGGCGGGGATCGCGGTGGTGGTGACGGCGCTCTTCCTGCAACGGGTCTGCCGGCTCCCGGAGGACGACAACGACGACCCGTCGGCGACGTCGACGGCTTGA
- the tilS gene encoding tRNA lysidine(34) synthetase TilS yields MGPHPAVAAIRLAVRRALHDVLSEQAVVSDEAGDTRSPGEPPLVLVACSGGADSMALASALAFEAPRLGLRAGGVTIDHGLQPGSADRAQEVAERLTSLGLRPVESIAVTIGRTNTGPEAAARTARYAALDDMADRSGAKAVLLGHTRDDQAETVLLGLARGSGTRSLSGMAEVTGPAARYRRPFLAIDRQTTRKACLAQSLPVWDDPHNDDPAYTRSRVRHEALPILEKALGKGVVEALARTARLSRDDADALDAWALEAERSVRIDQPGTDGWDEVELDAARLYALPSAVRRRVLRRAAVAAGAPSGSLFARHLEEVDRLITAWRGQRAINLPGRVEAARQGGRLVIRHGSQTPPTPTG; encoded by the coding sequence ATGGGTCCCCACCCCGCGGTCGCTGCAATACGTCTGGCGGTTCGCCGCGCACTTCACGACGTCCTCAGTGAACAAGCAGTCGTCAGTGACGAAGCCGGCGACACCCGCAGCCCCGGCGAGCCCCCGCTCGTCCTCGTCGCCTGTTCCGGCGGCGCCGACTCCATGGCGCTCGCCTCCGCCCTCGCCTTCGAAGCCCCCCGGCTCGGCCTCCGCGCAGGAGGTGTGACGATCGACCACGGGCTACAGCCCGGTTCGGCCGACCGTGCACAGGAGGTCGCCGAGCGGCTCACCTCCCTCGGACTCCGCCCCGTCGAATCGATCGCCGTCACCATCGGCCGTACGAACACCGGCCCCGAGGCCGCCGCGCGCACCGCGCGGTACGCCGCCCTCGACGACATGGCGGACCGCTCCGGTGCGAAAGCCGTGCTGCTCGGGCACACCCGCGACGACCAAGCCGAAACGGTGCTGCTCGGACTCGCCCGCGGTTCCGGTACGCGCTCGCTGTCCGGCATGGCCGAGGTCACCGGGCCCGCGGCCCGCTACCGCCGACCGTTCCTGGCCATCGACCGGCAGACCACCCGCAAGGCCTGCCTCGCCCAGTCCCTTCCCGTATGGGACGACCCCCACAACGACGACCCCGCGTACACGCGCTCCCGCGTACGCCACGAGGCCCTGCCGATACTGGAGAAAGCATTGGGCAAGGGCGTCGTCGAGGCGCTCGCCCGCACCGCGCGTCTCTCCCGTGACGATGCGGACGCGCTCGACGCCTGGGCCCTCGAAGCCGAGAGGTCCGTACGCATCGACCAGCCCGGCACCGACGGCTGGGACGAGGTGGAGCTGGACGCCGCCCGGCTCTACGCGCTCCCGTCCGCCGTCCGCCGCCGGGTGCTGCGCCGCGCGGCCGTCGCCGCCGGCGCTCCCTCGGGCTCGCTCTTCGCCCGTCACCTCGAGGAAGTCGACCGCCTGATCACGGCCTGGCGCGGCCAGCGGGCCATCAATCTGCCCGGGCGTGTAGAGGCCGCGAGGCAGGGTGGCAGACTGGTCATCCGGCATGGCTCACAGACCCCGCCGACACCGACCGGCTGA
- the hpt gene encoding hypoxanthine phosphoribosyltransferase: MGTDLKSVLITKEEIDAKLAELAAKIDEEYEGRELLLVGVLKGAVMVMADLARAVSTPVTMDWMAVSSYGAGTQSSGVVRILKDLDTDIKGRHVLIVEDIIDSGLTLSWLLSNLGSREPASLNVCTLLRKPDAAKVAIDVKWAGFDIPNEFVVGYGLDYAEKYRNLPFVGTLAAHVYGG; this comes from the coding sequence ATGGGCACCGACCTCAAGTCGGTGCTCATCACCAAGGAAGAGATCGACGCGAAGCTGGCCGAGCTGGCCGCGAAGATCGACGAGGAGTACGAGGGCAGGGAACTGCTGCTCGTCGGTGTGCTCAAGGGTGCCGTCATGGTGATGGCCGACCTGGCCCGCGCCGTCTCGACGCCGGTCACCATGGACTGGATGGCGGTCTCCTCCTACGGGGCGGGCACGCAGTCCTCCGGCGTGGTCCGCATCCTCAAGGACCTCGACACCGACATCAAGGGCAGGCACGTCCTGATCGTCGAGGACATCATCGACTCCGGGCTGACGCTGTCGTGGCTGCTGTCCAACCTCGGCTCGCGTGAGCCCGCTTCGCTCAACGTCTGCACGCTGCTGCGCAAGCCGGACGCCGCCAAGGTGGCGATCGACGTGAAGTGGGCCGGCTTCGACATCCCCAACGAGTTCGTCGTCGGCTACGGGCTGGACTACGCGGAGAAGTACCGCAACCTTCCGTTCGTCGGGACGCTCGCCGCACACGTCTACGGCGGCTGA
- the folE gene encoding GTP cyclohydrolase I FolE, with translation MTDPVTLGGESDFPHADFDEKRAENAVRELLIAVGEDPDREGLLETPARVMRAYKEMFAGLHQRPEDVLTTTFDLGHDEMVLVKDIEVFSTCEHHLVPFHGVAHVGYIPSTDGKITGLSKLARLVDVYARRPQVQERLTTQIAEALMRILEPRGVIVVVECEHMCMSMRGIRKPGAKTLTSAVRGQLRDAATRSEAMSLILR, from the coding sequence ATGACCGACCCGGTGACGCTCGGTGGGGAGAGCGACTTCCCGCACGCCGACTTCGACGAGAAGCGCGCGGAGAACGCCGTACGCGAACTGCTGATCGCGGTCGGCGAGGACCCGGACCGCGAGGGGCTGCTGGAGACTCCGGCGCGTGTGATGCGTGCGTACAAGGAGATGTTCGCCGGGCTGCACCAGCGTCCCGAGGACGTGCTGACGACCACCTTCGACCTGGGGCACGACGAGATGGTCCTGGTGAAGGACATCGAGGTGTTCAGCACCTGCGAGCACCATCTGGTGCCGTTCCACGGTGTCGCGCACGTCGGCTACATCCCTTCGACGGACGGCAAGATCACCGGGCTGTCCAAGCTCGCGCGTCTCGTGGACGTCTACGCACGGCGACCCCAGGTCCAGGAGCGGCTGACCACGCAGATCGCGGAGGCGCTGATGCGGATACTGGAGCCGCGCGGCGTGATCGTCGTCGTGGAGTGCGAGCACATGTGCATGTCGATGCGCGGCATACGCAAGCCGGGGGCGAAGACGCTCACCTCGGCGGTGCGCGGGCAGTTGAGGGATGCCGCCACGCGTTCCGAGGCGATGAGCCTGATACTGCGCTGA
- a CDS encoding rhodanese-like domain-containing protein, whose protein sequence is MTEQVRAPQPPPADGAADPRPGPHPAPGPPDDGRPSRVDSLLESVRSGLARLTPEAAARARRDEDALLVDIRYAALRERDGTIPGALVVERNELEWRLDPTCPHRSPEAFPPARGAWGDPKAFDLLVVVVCNEGYASSLAARSLRELGLHRATDLEGGFQAWRAAGLPVTGPGDRSGGPGPGTA, encoded by the coding sequence ATGACGGAGCAGGTACGCGCCCCTCAGCCGCCCCCGGCGGACGGCGCCGCCGATCCGCGCCCCGGTCCGCACCCGGCACCCGGCCCGCCAGATGACGGCCGCCCGAGCCGCGTCGACTCCCTGCTGGAGTCGGTCCGCTCGGGCCTGGCCCGCCTCACCCCGGAGGCCGCCGCACGCGCACGGCGCGACGAGGACGCCCTGCTCGTCGACATCCGCTACGCGGCCCTGCGTGAACGGGACGGCACCATCCCCGGAGCCCTCGTCGTAGAACGCAACGAGCTGGAGTGGCGCCTCGACCCGACCTGCCCGCACCGCTCCCCCGAGGCCTTCCCCCCGGCCCGAGGGGCCTGGGGAGACCCCAAGGCGTTCGACCTGCTCGTGGTCGTGGTGTGCAACGAGGGCTACGCCTCCAGCCTCGCCGCCCGCTCGCTGCGGGAGCTGGGACTGCACCGGGCGACCGACCTGGAAGGCGGCTTCCAGGCTTGGCGTGCGGCCGGACTCCCGGTCACGGGCCCTGGCGACCGGTCAGGCGGTCCCGGTCCGGGCACCGCCTGA
- the folP gene encoding dihydropteroate synthase codes for MNPSRGRVTGLPEWNRCAVMGVVNVTPDSFSDGGKWFDSEVAVKHGLHLVAEGADLIDVGGESTRPGAPRVDEAEELRRVLPVVRGLVSENVLVSVDTMRASVAEQALEAGAVLVNDVSGGLADPRMVPTVASAKVPFVVMHWRGQSIDMNNRAVYDDVTSEVLTELRASLDRAVDGGVSPARIIADPGLGFAKQAPHDLRLVAELGRLRRELGRPLLVAASRKRFLGRVLADGGDAPVPPARERDAATAAVTALAAREGAWAVRVHEVRASADAVRVVHAVENAADPPDTGHRTGHGTPSPAAGPAPADDQGRRG; via the coding sequence ATGAACCCATCGCGTGGCCGCGTCACCGGACTCCCGGAATGGAACCGCTGTGCAGTGATGGGGGTGGTCAACGTCACCCCGGACTCCTTCTCCGACGGCGGCAAGTGGTTCGACAGCGAAGTCGCCGTCAAGCACGGCCTCCACCTCGTAGCCGAGGGCGCGGACCTGATCGACGTCGGCGGGGAGTCGACCCGTCCCGGCGCACCCCGTGTGGACGAGGCCGAGGAGTTGAGGCGGGTGCTGCCCGTGGTGCGCGGGCTGGTCTCCGAGAACGTACTCGTCAGCGTCGACACCATGCGTGCCTCCGTCGCCGAGCAGGCCCTGGAAGCGGGCGCCGTGCTCGTCAACGACGTCAGCGGCGGCCTCGCCGACCCCCGCATGGTCCCCACGGTGGCCTCCGCGAAGGTCCCCTTCGTCGTCATGCACTGGCGCGGCCAGTCCATCGACATGAACAACCGCGCCGTCTACGACGACGTGACGAGCGAGGTCCTCACCGAGCTGCGCGCCAGCCTGGACCGCGCCGTCGACGGCGGCGTCTCCCCGGCCCGCATCATCGCCGACCCGGGCCTCGGCTTCGCCAAGCAGGCCCCGCACGACCTCCGCCTCGTGGCCGAACTGGGCCGTCTGCGCCGTGAGTTGGGCCGCCCGCTGCTGGTGGCCGCCTCCCGTAAGCGGTTCCTGGGCCGTGTGCTCGCCGATGGCGGCGACGCCCCGGTGCCCCCGGCGCGCGAACGTGACGCCGCCACCGCCGCGGTCACCGCGCTCGCCGCCCGCGAGGGCGCCTGGGCCGTACGTGTGCACGAGGTGCGGGCGAGCGCGGACGCGGTGCGCGTCGTACACGCCGTCGAGAACGCCGCGGACCCACCGGATACGGGCCACCGCACGGGCCACGGAACGCCGTCGCCCGCCGCCGGCCCCGCGCCCGCCGACGACCAGGGGCGGCGCGGGTGA
- a CDS encoding zinc-dependent metalloprotease, which translates to MTSLGGVEMVDWNLAVATATRLVRPGPEVSREGAREAVSELRRHARSSEEHVRGFTLMRPDRPSQTDTPVLVVDRPGWVRANVAGFRELLSPLLEKVQERRSSTPGGAVLGAVGGKVTGVEVGMLLSFLASRVLGQYETFAPATRELPGGPDGTGRLLLVAPNIVHVERELDVDPHDFRLWVCLHEETHRTQFASVPWLRDHIQGEIQSFLGETDMDPSTLLERLREAAQSLSGARGQGAGTEEKPEAGRAAGIVELVQTPTQREILGRLTAVMSLLEGHADYVMDGVGPDVVPSVTEIREKFQKRRATGAGRLDQALRKLLGLDAKLRQYRDGERFVRAVVEELGMNGFNRVWTSPNTLPTKSEINSPSDWIARMRS; encoded by the coding sequence ATGACGAGCCTCGGTGGTGTGGAGATGGTCGACTGGAACCTCGCGGTCGCGACCGCGACCCGGCTCGTACGGCCGGGCCCAGAAGTGAGCCGTGAGGGAGCGCGGGAGGCCGTCTCCGAGCTGCGCCGCCACGCACGTTCCTCCGAGGAGCACGTACGCGGCTTCACGCTGATGCGCCCCGACCGCCCCTCCCAGACGGACACCCCGGTCCTCGTCGTGGACCGCCCCGGCTGGGTCCGCGCCAACGTGGCCGGCTTCCGGGAGCTGCTCTCCCCGCTGCTCGAAAAGGTGCAGGAACGCCGCAGCAGCACCCCCGGCGGCGCCGTGCTCGGCGCCGTGGGCGGCAAGGTGACGGGCGTCGAGGTCGGGATGCTGCTGTCGTTCCTCGCCTCCCGTGTCCTCGGCCAGTACGAGACCTTCGCCCCGGCGACCCGTGAACTGCCCGGCGGCCCCGACGGCACCGGCCGCCTGCTGCTCGTAGCGCCGAACATCGTGCACGTGGAGCGCGAACTCGACGTCGATCCGCACGACTTCCGGCTGTGGGTGTGCCTGCACGAGGAGACCCACCGCACGCAGTTCGCCTCCGTCCCCTGGCTGCGCGACCACATCCAGGGGGAGATCCAGTCCTTCCTAGGCGAGACCGACATGGACCCGTCGACGCTGCTTGAGCGCCTGCGCGAGGCGGCCCAGTCGCTCTCGGGCGCCCGCGGCCAGGGCGCGGGCACGGAGGAGAAGCCGGAGGCCGGCAGGGCCGCCGGAATCGTCGAACTCGTGCAGACTCCCACCCAGCGCGAGATCCTCGGCCGCCTCACCGCGGTGATGTCCCTGCTGGAGGGCCACGCCGACTACGTGATGGACGGCGTCGGCCCCGACGTGGTGCCGAGCGTCACGGAGATCCGCGAGAAGTTCCAGAAGCGCCGTGCCACGGGAGCGGGACGGCTGGACCAGGCGCTGCGCAAGCTGCTCGGCCTCGACGCCAAGCTGCGCCAGTACCGCGACGGCGAGCGCTTCGTACGTGCCGTGGTGGAGGAGCTGGGCATGAACGGCTTCAATCGCGTCTGGACGTCGCCCAACACCCTCCCCACCAAGTCCGAGATCAACAGCCCCTCCGACTGGATCGCGCGCATGCGCTCCTGA
- a CDS encoding cysteine dioxygenase — protein MSSASPATPVSGSESGSGSPSGSVSGPASAAGTGTGSPAGAADAPAPTQAELLDFVRRTAADAGLVASLPLDPEGRTWLRLNGPGGSEAWIIGWPPGTGTGWHDHGGSHGAFTTARGRLTEQSLAARIPTEGWKTLELADGVDRERQLTEGRGRAFGPHHVHQVLNETEDQHAISVHAYYPPLPLMRRYSRTGSLLRLEQIERPGEWE, from the coding sequence GTGTCTTCCGCATCCCCCGCAACACCTGTGTCCGGTTCCGAATCCGGTTCCGGTTCTCCTTCCGGTTCTGTCTCCGGGCCCGCCTCCGCTGCCGGTACCGGCACCGGCTCGCCCGCCGGGGCAGCCGACGCTCCCGCCCCCACCCAGGCAGAGCTTCTCGACTTCGTACGCAGGACTGCCGCCGACGCCGGACTCGTCGCCTCCCTCCCCCTCGACCCCGAGGGCCGCACATGGCTGCGGCTCAACGGCCCCGGCGGCAGCGAGGCATGGATCATCGGCTGGCCCCCCGGCACCGGTACGGGCTGGCACGACCACGGCGGCTCCCACGGCGCCTTCACCACGGCCCGCGGTCGCCTCACCGAGCAGTCCCTCGCCGCCCGCATCCCCACCGAGGGGTGGAAGACGCTGGAACTCGCGGACGGCGTCGACCGCGAACGGCAGCTCACCGAGGGCCGCGGACGCGCCTTCGGCCCCCACCACGTGCACCAGGTGCTCAACGAAACCGAGGACCAGCACGCGATCTCCGTGCACGCCTACTACCCGCCGCTTCCGCTGATGCGCCGCTACAGCCGTACGGGATCGCTGCTGCGCCTGGAACAGATCGAGCGTCCGGGCGAGTGGGAATGA
- the ftsH gene encoding ATP-dependent zinc metalloprotease FtsH: MDVKRYFRGPVMWIVLAVLAVVVLMQVVGSSGGYKTVDTGQVVQAIDQDKVKSAELTTGDEQIVKLELKDGAKVEDSDKIKASYIDSQGVDLAKKLQSKYEQNEITKGYTVAPQQQNPFVGMLLSFLPFVLIIVVFLFLMNQMQGGGSRVMNFGKSKAKLITKDTPKTTFADVAGSDEACEELQEIKEFLQEPAKFQAVGAKIPKGVLLYGPPGTGKTLLARAVAGEAGVPFYSISGSDFVEMFVGVGASRVRDLFEQAKANAPAIVFVDEIDAVGRHRGAGMGGGHDEREQTLNQLLVEMDGFDVKGGVILIAATNRPDILDPALLRPGRFDRQIAVDRPDMQGRHEILKVHQKGKPMAPDVDLGAVARRTPGFTGADLSNVLNEAALLTARGDQKLIDNRYLDEAIDRVVAGPQKRTRIMSDKEKKITAYHEGGHALVAAASPNSDPVHKITILSRGRALGYTMVLPDEDKYSTTRNEMLDQLAYMLGGRAAEELVFHDPTTGAANDIEKATATARAMVTQYGMTERLGAIKFGSDQSEPFLGKEMGHQRDYSEEVAGLVDEEVKSLIETAHNEAWEILVENRDVLDNLVLALLEKETLGKEEIAEIFAPVVKRPSRPAWTGSSRRTPSTRPPVSSPALSNGNGSAPSLDKSGGGKEIGPHESEAIVEPVDPTEN, encoded by the coding sequence ATGGACGTGAAGCGATACTTCCGCGGGCCGGTCATGTGGATCGTGCTGGCCGTCCTCGCCGTGGTCGTGTTGATGCAGGTCGTCGGCTCTTCCGGCGGCTACAAGACGGTGGACACGGGACAGGTCGTCCAGGCGATCGACCAGGACAAGGTGAAGTCCGCCGAGCTCACGACGGGCGATGAGCAGATCGTGAAGCTCGAGCTCAAGGACGGCGCCAAGGTCGAGGACAGCGACAAGATCAAGGCGAGCTACATCGACTCCCAGGGTGTCGACCTCGCAAAGAAGCTCCAGAGCAAGTACGAGCAGAACGAGATCACCAAGGGCTACACGGTCGCCCCGCAGCAGCAGAACCCGTTCGTCGGGATGCTGCTGTCGTTCCTGCCGTTCGTGCTCATCATCGTGGTCTTCCTGTTCCTGATGAACCAGATGCAGGGCGGCGGCTCCCGGGTCATGAACTTCGGGAAGTCGAAGGCCAAGCTGATCACCAAGGACACCCCCAAGACGACGTTCGCGGACGTGGCCGGGTCGGACGAGGCGTGCGAAGAGCTCCAGGAGATCAAGGAGTTCCTCCAGGAGCCCGCCAAGTTCCAGGCGGTGGGCGCCAAGATCCCGAAGGGCGTGCTGCTCTACGGGCCGCCCGGCACGGGTAAGACGCTGCTGGCCCGCGCGGTCGCCGGCGAGGCCGGTGTGCCGTTCTACTCGATCTCCGGCTCCGACTTCGTCGAGATGTTCGTCGGTGTCGGTGCCTCCCGGGTACGCGACCTGTTCGAGCAGGCGAAGGCGAACGCGCCCGCGATCGTCTTCGTCGACGAGATCGACGCCGTCGGACGCCACCGCGGCGCCGGCATGGGCGGCGGTCACGACGAGCGCGAGCAGACGCTGAACCAACTGCTCGTCGAGATGGACGGGTTCGACGTCAAGGGCGGGGTCATCCTGATCGCCGCCACGAACCGGCCCGACATCCTCGACCCGGCGCTGCTGCGTCCCGGCCGCTTCGACCGGCAGATCGCCGTCGACCGGCCGGACATGCAGGGCAGGCACGAGATCCTGAAGGTCCACCAGAAGGGCAAGCCGATGGCGCCCGACGTGGACCTGGGAGCGGTCGCCCGCCGTACGCCGGGCTTCACCGGCGCCGACCTCAGCAACGTGCTGAACGAGGCGGCGCTGCTCACGGCCCGCGGTGACCAGAAGCTCATCGACAACAGGTATCTGGACGAGGCGATCGACCGGGTCGTCGCGGGTCCGCAGAAGCGGACCAGAATCATGAGCGACAAGGAGAAGAAGATCACCGCGTACCACGAGGGCGGTCACGCCCTGGTCGCGGCGGCTTCGCCGAACTCCGACCCCGTACACAAGATCACGATTCTCTCCAGAGGCCGGGCCCTCGGCTACACGATGGTGCTGCCGGACGAGGACAAGTACTCCACGACGCGCAACGAGATGCTCGACCAGCTCGCGTACATGCTGGGCGGGCGCGCGGCCGAGGAGCTGGTCTTCCACGACCCGACGACGGGTGCGGCGAACGACATCGAGAAGGCGACGGCGACGGCGCGGGCCATGGTCACGCAGTACGGCATGACCGAGCGGCTGGGCGCGATCAAGTTCGGTTCCGACCAGTCCGAGCCGTTCCTGGGCAAGGAGATGGGTCACCAGCGCGACTACTCCGAGGAGGTCGCCGGGCTGGTGGACGAGGAGGTCAAGAGCCTGATCGAGACGGCGCACAACGAAGCCTGGGAGATCCTGGTGGAGAATCGCGACGTCCTCGACAACCTCGTTCTCGCGCTGCTGGAGAAGGAGACGCTGGGCAAGGAGGAGATCGCCGAGATCTTCGCCCCGGTCGTCAAGCGCCCGTCCCGTCCGGCCTGGACCGGCTCGTCCCGGCGTACGCCGTCGACGCGTCCTCCGGTCTCGTCTCCCGCTCTGAGCAACGGCAACGGCTCGGCGCCGAGCCTCGACAAGAGCGGCGGCGGCAAGGAGATCGGCCCGCATGAGTCGGAAGCCATCGTCGAGCCCGTCGACCCGACGGAGAACTGA
- the folB gene encoding dihydroneopterin aldolase produces the protein MDHLALRGLRARGHHGVLEREREQGQIFVVDVELGLDTRPAAEGDDLTKTVHYGVLAEEIVKIVEGEPVELIETLAQRIADVCLSHTRVQVAEVIVHKPDAPITVPFDDVTITIKRSRA, from the coding sequence GTGGACCACCTCGCACTGCGGGGCCTTCGGGCCCGCGGGCATCACGGCGTCCTCGAACGGGAACGGGAACAGGGCCAGATCTTCGTCGTGGACGTGGAGCTGGGCCTGGACACCCGGCCCGCCGCGGAGGGCGACGACCTCACCAAGACCGTTCACTACGGCGTTCTCGCCGAGGAGATCGTCAAGATCGTCGAGGGAGAGCCCGTAGAACTGATCGAGACCCTCGCGCAGCGGATCGCCGACGTCTGCCTCTCACATACGCGCGTACAGGTGGCGGAGGTGATCGTGCACAAGCCGGACGCCCCGATCACCGTCCCCTTCGACGACGTGACCATCACTATCAAGCGGAGCCGCGCATGA
- a CDS encoding nuclear transport factor 2 family protein → MSRGARTDIEAVEAANTALYDAVEHADLDALQDLWMNDGISVVHPGWPVLTGRDEVLRSYALIMANTDYVQFFLTDVEVAVHGDTALVSCTENILSGGPAEDDGSAGPLVGGLVVATNVFRRDEGGRWKVWSHHGSPVLVEREDDEDEGGLDDGDVTL, encoded by the coding sequence GTGAGCCGCGGCGCCCGTACCGACATCGAGGCGGTCGAGGCCGCCAACACCGCCCTGTACGACGCGGTCGAGCACGCCGACCTGGACGCCCTGCAAGACCTGTGGATGAACGACGGCATCAGCGTCGTGCACCCCGGCTGGCCGGTGCTCACCGGACGCGACGAGGTACTGCGCTCCTACGCCCTGATCATGGCGAACACCGACTACGTGCAGTTCTTCCTCACGGACGTCGAGGTCGCCGTCCACGGCGACACCGCCCTGGTGAGCTGCACCGAGAACATCCTCAGCGGCGGCCCCGCCGAGGACGACGGCTCCGCGGGCCCCCTCGTAGGCGGCCTGGTCGTCGCCACCAACGTCTTCCGCAGGGACGAGGGCGGCCGCTGGAAGGTGTGGTCGCACCACGGTTCGCCGGTGCTGGTCGAGCGCGAGGACGACGAAGACGAGGGCGGCCTCGACGACGGCGACGTCACGCTCTGA